A part of Doryrhamphus excisus isolate RoL2022-K1 chromosome 8, RoL_Dexc_1.0, whole genome shotgun sequence genomic DNA contains:
- the klc3 gene encoding kinesin light chain 3 → MLSAEEILCSTQQVIAGLEALRGENRSLLETLQQSPIAAVVESGSVEQEKSGIIRQSLERIELGLSEAQVMMALSAHLGSLEAEKQKLRAQVRRLCQENQWLRDELAGAQQRLQDREQDVVTLEEQNRHLQFMSSIRKYDQEEAPLDDKNTSSAKESLDDLFPAEDEESSQMSSAPHHSSAAAAAQQGGYEIPARLRTLHNLVIQYASQGRYEVAVPLCKQALEDLEKSSGHTHPDVATMLNILALVYRDQNKYKEAANLLNDALAIREKTLGVDHPAVAATLNNLAVLYGKRGKYTEAEPLCKRALQIREKVLGTDHPDVAKQLNNLALLCQNQGKYQEVEQYYERALHIYQSRLGPDDANVAKTKNNLASCYLKQGKYRQAEALYKEILTRAHEKEFGSVEGDARPSWSGGDDPQSRQEGPLRRSGSFTKLRESIRRSSEKLVRKLKGVGAEDAAPRNAGMKRANSLNVLNVGGGESQDGGQSRCLMDHRGLSSSTQSLNRRGSLGTS, encoded by the exons ATGTTGTCAGCGGAGGAGATTCTGTGCAGCACGCAGCAGGTCATTGCTGGGCTGGAGGCGCTAAGAGGAGAGAACCGCAGCCTGCTGGAGACCCTGCAGCAGAGCCCCATAGCGGCAGTGGTGGAGAGTGGCAGTGTGGAGCAGGAGAAGAGCGGCATCATCCGTCAGTCCCTGGAGAGGATTGAGCTGGGCCTCAGCGAGGCGCAG GTGATGATGGCGCTGTCCGCTCATTTGGGTTCGCTGGAGGCTGAGAAACAGAAGCTGCGAGCTCAG gtgcgTCGCCTGTGCCAGGAGAACCAGTGGCTACGGGACGAGCTTGCTGGCGCCCAGCAGCGTCTTCAGGACCGCGAGCAGGACGTGGTCACACTGGAGGAGCAGAACAGACACCTGCAATTCATGTCCTCCATACGCAAATACGACCAGGAGGAGGCGCCGCTG GATGACAAGAACACATCCTCTGCCAAAGAATCTCTTGACGACCTTTTTCCTGCTGAGGACGAGGAGTCGTCACAAA TGTCATCCGCACCTCACCACAGCAGCGCAGCCGCAGCGGCCCAGCAGGGTGGCTACGAGATTCCCGCCCGCCTTCGGACGCTCCACAACCTTGTCATCCAGTACGCCTCGCAGGGCCGCTACGAGGTCGCCGTCCCGCTCTGCAAACAG GCGCTGGAGGACTTGGAGAAGTCGTCCGGCCACACCCACCCTGACGTCGCCACCATGTTGAACATCCTGGCGCTGGTGTACAG AgaccaaaacaaatacaaagaagCTGCCAACCTGCTGAACGACGCACTGGCCATCAGGGAGAAAACACTGGGAGTGGACCACCCTGCT GTTGCAGCCACGCTGAACAACCTGGCAGTGCTTTACGGCAAGCGAGGCAAATACACGGAGGCTGAGCCACTGTGCAAACGAGCGCTGCAGATCAGAGAGAAG GTTCTGGGCACGGACCACCCCGACGTGGCCAAGCAGCTGAACAACTTGGCTCTGCTGTGTCAGAACCAGGGCAAGTACCAGGAAGTGGAGCAGTACTACGAGCGCGCCCTGCACATCTATCAGAGCAGGCTGGGTCCCGACGACGCCAACGTGGCCAAGACCAAAAACAACCTG GCTTCCTGTTACCTCAAGCAGGGAAAGTACCGCCAAGCAGAAGCGCTGTACAAGGAGATCCTCACCAGGGCGCACGAGAAGGAGTTTGGATCTGTggaag GTGACGCCCGGCCCAGCTGGTCGGGTGGAGACGACCCCCAGTCCCGTCAGGAGGGTCCCCTGAGGCGCAGTGGCTCCTTCACCAAACTGCGAGAGTCCATACGACGAAGCAGTGAGAAGCTGGTCCGTAAGCTGAAGGGCGTCGGCGCGGAGGATGCGGCTCCCAGGAATGCTGG GATGAAACGAGCCAACTCGCTCAACGTTCTCAATGTCGGTGGAGGAGAGAGTCAAGATGGCGGCCAG TCACGCTGCCTGATGGACCATCGAGGACTGAGCTCCAGCACGCAGAGCCTCAACAGGAGAGGATCGCTTGGCACCAGctaa
- the ckmb gene encoding creatine kinase, muscle b, with product MAAKNCHNDYKMKFSVDDEFPDLSLHNNHMAKVLNKDIYNKLRGKSTPSGFTLDDVIQTGVDNPGHPFIMTVGCVAGDEESYEYFKELLDPVISDRHGGYKPTDKHKTDLNFENLKGGDDLDPNYVLSSRVRTGRSIKGFTLPPHNSRGERRAIQKLSIEALASLEGEFKGKYYPLDGMTDAEQEQLIADHFLFDKPVSPLLTCAGMARDWPDARGIWHNDNKTFLVWVNEEDHLRVISMQKGGNMKEVFRRFCVGLQKIEEIFKKHNHGFMWNEHLGYILTCPSNLGTGLRGGVHVKLPKLSTHAKFEEILTRLRLQKRGTGGVDTASVGGVFDISNADRLGSSEVEQVQMVVDGVKLMVEMEKKLEKGESIDDMIPAQK from the exons ATGGCAGCCAAGAACTGTCACAATGACTACAAGATGAAGTTCTCTGTAGATGATGAGTTCCCTGACCTGTCCCTGCACAACAACCACATGGCTAAG GTGCTGAACAAGGACATCTACAACAAGCTGAGAGGCAAGTCCACCCCCAGCGGTTTCACCCTGGATGACGTCATCCAGACCGGCGTGGACAACCCCG GCCACCCCTTCATCATGACTGTCGGCTGCGTCGCTGGTGATGAGGAGTCCTATGAGTACTTCAAGGAGCTGCTGGACCCCGTCATCTCTGACCGTCATGGTGGCTACAAGCCCACCGACAAGCACAAGACCGACCTGAACTTCGAGAACCTGAAG GGCGGAGATGACCTGGACCCCAACTACGTGCTGTCCAGCCGTGTGCGTACCGGCCGCAGCATCAAGGGATTCACCCTGCCCCCCCACAACAGCCGTGGCGAGCGTAGAGCCATCCAGAAGCTGTCCATTGAGG CCCTGGCCAGCCTGGAGGGCGAGTTCAAGGGCAAGTACTACCCCCTGGACGGCATGACCGATGCCGAGCAGGAGCAGCTGATCGctgatcacttcctgtttgacaagCCTGTGTCCCCCCTGCTGACCTGTGCTGGTATGGCCCGGGACTGGCCTGACGCCAGAGGCATCTG GCACAACGACAACAAGACCTTCCTGGTGTGGGTGAATGAGGAGGATCACCTGCGTGTCATCTCCATGCAGAAGGGAGGCAACATGAAGGAGGTCTTCAGGCGCTTCTGCGTGGGCCTGCAGAAG ATTGAGGAGATCTTCAAGAAGCACAACCACGGCTTCATGTGGAACGAGCATCTGGGCTACATCCTCACCTGCCCCTCCAACTTGGGCACCGGCCTGCGCGGTGGAGTGCACGTCAAGCTGCCCAAGCTCAGCACGCATGCCAAGTTCGAGGAGATCCTGACCAGACTGCGCCTGCAGAAGCGTGGCACAG GTGGCGTGGACACAGCCTCCGTGGGTGGCGTGTTCGACATCTCCAACGCCGACCGTCTGGGCTCATCTGAGGTGGAGCAGGTCCAGATGGTGGTGGACGGCGTCAAGCTGATGGTGGAGATGGAGAAGAAGCTGGAGAAGGGAGAGTCCATCGATGACATGATCCCTGCCCAGAAGTAA